In Pedobacter sp. WC2423, the following are encoded in one genomic region:
- a CDS encoding lipoprotein signal peptidase: protein MKGYSKPLLVIFLVLLVDQVLKTWIKTNMYVGQEFKIIGNWFIIHFTENNGMAFGMEFGGEFGKLALSLFRIAAVAAIGYGLYYLVKNKYHRGLVLNVALIFAGALGNIIDSVAYGKIYGYSTLFHGRVVDMFYFPILEGIFPKWVPVWGGEDYIFFRPVFNVADAAISVGVIAILIFQKKYFKEEVKEEIGPNNEVVED, encoded by the coding sequence ATGAAAGGCTATTCTAAACCTTTGCTGGTTATCTTCCTGGTCCTTTTAGTGGATCAGGTGCTGAAGACCTGGATTAAAACTAATATGTATGTGGGTCAGGAGTTCAAAATTATTGGCAACTGGTTCATTATACATTTTACGGAGAACAATGGAATGGCCTTCGGAATGGAGTTTGGTGGTGAATTCGGAAAACTGGCTTTATCATTATTCAGAATTGCTGCGGTAGCGGCAATTGGCTATGGCCTGTATTACCTGGTGAAAAATAAATACCACAGAGGGCTCGTCCTGAATGTGGCCCTGATTTTTGCAGGTGCACTGGGTAATATTATTGACTCTGTAGCTTATGGTAAGATATATGGTTATTCTACGCTGTTTCACGGCCGCGTAGTAGATATGTTTTACTTTCCGATACTGGAAGGCATCTTTCCTAAATGGGTGCCTGTATGGGGTGGGGAAGACTACATTTTCTTCAGACCGGTGTTCAACGTTGCAGATGCTGCCATATCTGTTGGGGTGATCGCTATCCTGATCTTCCAGAAAAAATATTTTAAGGAAGAGGTGAAGGAAGAAATCGGGCCGAATAATGAGGTGGTTGAAGATTAA
- a CDS encoding TraR/DksA C4-type zinc finger protein, protein MEKPTKTRYSDNELQEFKELIQDKLRMAREEFLNLTNSLSSPNSNGTEDTSGTYKTLEDGSATLEKEQLNQLAARQKKFIENLEAALVRIENKTYGICRETGKLIQKERLRAVPHATLSMEAKLKQA, encoded by the coding sequence ATGGAAAAACCTACAAAAACCCGTTACTCAGATAACGAGCTACAAGAATTTAAAGAACTAATCCAGGATAAACTGCGTATGGCGAGAGAGGAATTTCTCAACTTAACAAATTCTTTGAGCAGCCCGAATTCTAATGGTACAGAAGATACTTCTGGTACTTACAAGACTTTGGAAGATGGTTCGGCCACATTGGAGAAAGAGCAATTAAATCAATTAGCTGCACGTCAGAAAAAATTCATTGAGAATTTAGAAGCTGCTTTGGTACGTATTGAAAACAAAACTTATGGTATTTGCCGCGAAACTGGTAAATTGATCCAAAAAGAACGTTTGCGCGCTGTACCTCATGCAACTTTAAGTATGGAAGCCAAATTGAAACAAGCATAA
- the ileS gene encoding isoleucine--tRNA ligase produces MYREFKQLELPKIGEEILQFWKEENIFEKSISTRSKANPFTFYEGPPSANGMPGIHHVMARAIKDIFCRYKTLKGFQVKRKGGWDTHGLPIELAVEKKLGITKVDIGIKITVEEYNAACREEVMRYTDIWNDLTEKMGYWVDLEKPYITYENEYIESLWWILKTFYDKGLLYKGYTVQPYSPAAGTGLSSHELNQPGTYKMLKDTSITAQFAIKREQQHAAISSIFENDTEDTSFIAWTTTPWTLPSNGALAVGAKINYVKVKTFNQYTFLPVSVILAKDLVGKHFKAEAKDISFEDYKGGDKLIPWTITAEFTGKDLVGLVYHQLMPYVTNAELEAKAFRVIPADYVTTEDGTGIVHLAAVFGADDFRVVKENDMPYVMVKDEQGNELPLVNKQGKFVDEVTDFAGYYVKEEYYSDEERKAPDFKPTDVLIAIKLKEENKAFDVKKYEHSYPHCWRTDKPILYYPLDSWFIKTTAVKDKMVALNKTINWKPEATGTGRFGNWLENLVDWNLSRSRYWGTPLPIWRTQDGTEEKCIGSIAELNAEIKKSVEAGFMEAAFELKDMHRPFVDDVILTSSKGEKMTRELDLIDVWFDSGAMPYAQWHYPFENQEEFENAYPADFIAEGVDQTRGWFFTLHAIAVMLSETSEEIKAVNERIGNQGIAYKNVVSNGLVLDKNGNKMSKRLGNGVDPFHTIDTYSADATRWYMISNASPWDNLKFSTEGLDEVRRKFFGTLYNTYAFFALYANIDKFEIDENNETPVKDRSELDRWILSLLQNLINEVDDSYNTYEPTKAARAIQTFVDEHLSNWYIRLSRRRFWKGEMTADKKAAYETLYTCLMSVSQLMSPVAPFFADWLYQNLSVNKKTAEQSVHLSLWKEGDTSLIDTELNERMELAQNISSMALSLRKKSSINVRQPLAKILLPVLDKTFQERVELVKEIILSETNIKDIEYITDTAGFIKKKIKPNFKALGPKVGKDMKSVAETISNMSAEDLSKFEAEGSYLVPETSYVILLEDVEIIAEDIPGWQVTNIGNLTVALDVTVTDVLKEEGLSRELINRIQNLRKELNFEVTDRITVSLQNDNLIAAAVAQNKTYICAEILADDINLITNLDKGNTIVIDEVELLILIAKQ; encoded by the coding sequence ATGTATAGGGAATTTAAACAATTAGAACTACCTAAGATAGGCGAAGAGATATTACAGTTTTGGAAGGAAGAAAATATATTTGAAAAAAGTATTTCTACCCGTTCAAAAGCTAACCCATTTACTTTCTATGAAGGCCCGCCTTCAGCTAACGGCATGCCTGGTATTCACCATGTAATGGCTCGTGCTATTAAAGATATTTTCTGTCGTTATAAAACTCTTAAAGGTTTCCAGGTAAAACGTAAAGGTGGCTGGGATACGCATGGTTTGCCTATTGAGCTTGCTGTAGAGAAGAAACTGGGTATCACGAAAGTTGATATTGGAATTAAAATCACAGTGGAAGAATACAATGCAGCCTGCCGTGAAGAAGTCATGCGTTATACCGATATCTGGAATGACCTTACAGAGAAAATGGGCTATTGGGTAGATCTGGAGAAACCTTATATCACTTACGAAAATGAATATATTGAATCTCTTTGGTGGATCCTGAAAACCTTTTATGACAAAGGGCTTTTATACAAAGGATATACTGTACAGCCTTACTCTCCTGCTGCGGGAACAGGTTTAAGCTCTCATGAGCTGAACCAGCCGGGTACTTATAAAATGCTGAAAGATACTTCGATCACTGCACAGTTCGCCATTAAAAGAGAACAGCAGCACGCGGCAATATCTTCCATATTTGAAAATGATACAGAAGATACTTCTTTTATCGCCTGGACAACTACCCCATGGACTTTACCGTCTAACGGTGCACTGGCAGTTGGCGCAAAGATCAATTATGTAAAAGTTAAAACTTTCAATCAGTATACTTTTTTACCGGTCAGTGTAATATTAGCTAAGGATTTAGTTGGGAAACACTTCAAAGCTGAAGCAAAAGACATTTCTTTTGAAGACTATAAAGGTGGTGACAAACTGATTCCATGGACGATCACGGCTGAGTTTACAGGTAAAGACCTGGTTGGGCTGGTTTATCATCAGCTGATGCCTTATGTAACCAATGCTGAATTAGAAGCCAAAGCTTTCCGTGTGATCCCTGCCGACTATGTAACAACTGAAGATGGTACGGGTATCGTACATCTTGCAGCTGTATTTGGAGCGGACGATTTTCGTGTCGTAAAAGAGAACGACATGCCATATGTCATGGTAAAAGATGAGCAGGGCAACGAACTTCCGCTAGTCAACAAGCAGGGTAAATTCGTGGACGAGGTTACTGATTTCGCCGGTTACTATGTGAAAGAAGAATATTATAGTGATGAGGAACGTAAAGCACCCGATTTCAAGCCTACGGATGTCCTGATCGCTATTAAACTGAAAGAAGAGAATAAAGCGTTTGACGTTAAAAAATATGAACACAGTTATCCGCATTGCTGGAGAACTGATAAACCTATTTTATATTACCCTCTGGATAGCTGGTTTATCAAAACTACGGCTGTAAAAGATAAAATGGTAGCGCTGAACAAAACGATTAACTGGAAACCGGAAGCTACCGGAACAGGTCGTTTTGGGAACTGGCTGGAAAACCTGGTGGACTGGAATTTATCACGCTCCCGCTATTGGGGAACTCCTTTACCAATCTGGAGAACGCAGGATGGTACAGAAGAAAAATGTATCGGATCTATTGCTGAACTGAATGCAGAGATCAAAAAATCTGTGGAAGCTGGCTTTATGGAAGCTGCTTTTGAATTGAAAGATATGCACCGTCCTTTTGTGGATGATGTGATCCTGACTTCTTCAAAAGGAGAGAAAATGACCCGCGAACTGGACCTGATCGATGTATGGTTTGATAGTGGCGCGATGCCTTATGCACAATGGCATTATCCTTTTGAAAACCAGGAAGAGTTTGAGAATGCTTATCCTGCAGATTTTATCGCTGAAGGTGTGGATCAGACCCGTGGATGGTTCTTTACTTTACATGCAATTGCTGTGATGCTGAGCGAAACAAGTGAGGAAATCAAAGCGGTAAATGAGCGTATCGGTAATCAGGGTATTGCTTATAAAAATGTAGTTTCCAATGGATTGGTACTGGATAAAAACGGTAACAAAATGTCTAAGCGTTTAGGCAATGGCGTAGATCCTTTCCATACGATTGATACTTACAGTGCTGATGCAACCAGATGGTATATGATCAGCAATGCTTCGCCATGGGATAACCTGAAGTTCAGTACTGAAGGCCTGGATGAGGTAAGACGTAAGTTCTTTGGAACATTATATAATACTTATGCTTTCTTCGCTTTATATGCGAACATTGATAAATTTGAGATTGATGAAAATAACGAGACACCTGTAAAGGATCGTTCTGAATTAGACAGATGGATTTTATCGCTTTTACAGAACCTGATCAATGAGGTGGATGATAGTTATAATACTTATGAGCCTACTAAAGCAGCGAGAGCTATTCAGACTTTTGTTGATGAGCATTTAAGTAACTGGTATATCCGTTTATCACGCCGCCGCTTCTGGAAGGGTGAGATGACTGCGGATAAAAAGGCTGCTTATGAGACTTTGTACACTTGCTTGATGAGTGTATCTCAGTTAATGTCTCCGGTTGCGCCTTTCTTTGCGGATTGGTTATACCAGAACTTATCAGTTAATAAAAAGACTGCGGAACAGTCGGTGCATCTGAGCTTGTGGAAAGAAGGTGATACTTCACTGATCGACACAGAATTGAATGAGCGTATGGAGCTTGCACAAAATATTTCTTCAATGGCGCTTTCGCTGAGGAAGAAATCAAGCATCAATGTGCGTCAGCCGCTGGCTAAAATATTACTGCCTGTACTGGACAAAACTTTCCAGGAAAGAGTAGAACTGGTGAAGGAAATCATCTTATCTGAGACTAATATCAAGGATATTGAATATATCACTGATACTGCTGGTTTTATCAAGAAAAAGATCAAACCTAATTTCAAAGCACTCGGACCCAAAGTTGGTAAGGATATGAAATCGGTAGCGGAAACAATTAGTAACATGAGTGCTGAAGATTTAAGCAAATTTGAAGCTGAAGGTTCTTATCTTGTACCGGAGACCAGTTATGTAATTTTGCTGGAAGATGTGGAAATCATCGCTGAAGACATCCCCGGATGGCAGGTCACCAATATCGGAAACCTTACGGTTGCTTTGGATGTTACGGTAACCGATGTATTGAAAGAAGAAGGTTTATCGCGTGAGCTGATCAACAGGATCCAGAATTTAAGAAAAGAGCTCAACTTCGAAGTGACTGATCGCATTACCGTGAGTTTACAAAACGATAATTTGATTGCCGCAGCAGTAGCACAGAATAAAACATACATTTGCGCTGAAATATTAGCGGATGATATTAATTTGATAACTAATTTAGATAAAGGAAACACAATCGTAATCGATGAGGTTGAATTACTGATTTTGATTGCAAAACAATAA
- a CDS encoding isoleucyl-tRNA synthetase, translating to MKLQKAVIALILAIIALVTYLILGANEVEWSKYILEASGLFLMLSALLFLYPILFARKDKEGCVELDPEAPVETAKAED from the coding sequence ATGAAACTTCAGAAGGCAGTAATTGCCTTGATCCTAGCTATAATTGCCCTTGTCACTTACCTGATTCTGGGTGCGAATGAAGTTGAATGGAGTAAATATATATTGGAAGCCTCGGGATTGTTCCTGATGCTAAGCGCACTTCTTTTTCTTTATCCCATACTTTTTGCCAGAAAAGATAAAGAAGGCTGTGTAGAATTAGATCCGGAAGCACCAGTAGAAACTGCAAAAGCGGAAGATTAA
- a CDS encoding C1 family peptidase, with translation MLKRILLFTIGIGAGLCAQAQQNPLKTVKDNAATAVKSQGKTGTCWNYSTTSLVESESLRKGLGEFNLSEMYIARNIYVEKAKNYILRQGKAQFSEGGLGHDLIRGISLYGAMPQEAFQGVTGEIPNHTGLMDTLKTYLDEVLKKRPVAADWQQGFEKILNEKLGNPPANFDYKGKNYTAKAFAKDVLKFDANDYVSVTSFTHHPYYSQFILEAPDNFANGSFYNLPLEEMVGLTKTALKDGYTVMWDADVSNRNFQQKKGYAILFADTADAGAAVINPTVKEQAYTPELRQQLYENLTTEDDHLMHLIGLEQAANGKSFFKVKNSWGEVGPFKGYLEVSEPYFAINTVSLVLPKAALTKELKKKLGL, from the coding sequence ATGTTAAAAAGAATTCTCCTGTTTACTATTGGAATTGGCGCTGGCTTATGTGCACAAGCTCAACAAAACCCTTTAAAAACTGTTAAAGATAATGCCGCTACAGCTGTTAAAAGCCAGGGCAAAACAGGAACCTGCTGGAATTACTCTACCACCTCTTTAGTAGAATCAGAAAGTCTGCGTAAAGGACTCGGTGAATTTAATCTCTCAGAAATGTACATCGCACGCAACATTTATGTAGAAAAAGCAAAAAACTATATACTGCGCCAGGGTAAAGCACAGTTCAGTGAAGGTGGCCTGGGTCATGACCTGATCCGCGGTATTTCACTTTATGGTGCTATGCCACAAGAAGCCTTTCAAGGTGTTACCGGTGAAATCCCTAACCACACTGGTTTAATGGATACGCTCAAAACATACCTTGACGAAGTACTTAAAAAACGTCCTGTTGCAGCGGACTGGCAACAAGGTTTTGAGAAAATCCTGAATGAGAAATTAGGTAATCCACCAGCTAATTTCGATTATAAAGGAAAGAACTATACTGCAAAAGCATTTGCTAAAGACGTGTTGAAGTTTGATGCCAATGATTATGTAAGTGTGACTTCATTTACGCACCATCCTTATTATTCACAGTTTATTTTAGAAGCCCCGGATAATTTTGCAAACGGTTCTTTTTATAACCTGCCATTAGAAGAAATGGTCGGACTCACTAAAACAGCTTTAAAAGACGGTTATACAGTGATGTGGGATGCCGATGTAAGCAACAGAAACTTCCAGCAGAAAAAAGGTTATGCAATTTTATTTGCAGATACCGCCGATGCAGGTGCAGCTGTTATTAACCCTACGGTTAAAGAACAAGCTTATACGCCGGAGTTACGCCAGCAATTATATGAAAACTTAACGACAGAAGATGACCATTTGATGCACCTGATTGGTTTAGAACAAGCAGCAAACGGGAAGTCGTTCTTTAAAGTTAAAAACTCATGGGGTGAAGTAGGCCCTTTCAAAGGATATCTGGAAGTATCAGAACCTTATTTTGCAATTAATACGGTGAGTTTAGTTCTGCCAAAAGCAGCGTTGACTAAAGAATTGAAGAAAAAACTAGGTTTATAA
- a CDS encoding alkaline phosphatase, whose amino-acid sequence MKKLFCAAAFSFFSMAVLAQTPLSFNSGHSHNDYKQNIPLLRAYYAGMGSIEADVFLKDGQLFVAHELKEIKPEATLLKQYLQPLYRLYKENGNHPYANHQLKLQLVIDIKEDYQHVLPQLLKELKPFQDMVNRPVNPDAVSIVISGDMPAPENFKDYPALISFDGRPAKVYTKEQLVRVAMISDDLKNYTVWNGKGTPTKIDQDKLLKVIHAAHQQNKPFRFWDTQDSPNTWLELEKFGVDWINTDAPEKLRDFYLRKDKLTYTNPVPYPVYQPTYQADGSDKKVKNVILLIGDGMGLAQIHAGWIANHGNLNITMIRNSGFSQTAASNSGNTDSAAGGSAIAMGEKTNNRYIGMGPDDKKRTNLADTLAGYGLKSGIISAGDITDATPAVFYAHQLDRSYNDAIAKDFLESHVDILVGSNQKSFLQNPDADLIKKLEAKGYTLSKSIADFKQKSNGKQLVLLPDSATRPVKDGRGDMLAQSLKQTIKLLSANKKGFFIMTEGAQIDYGGHVNDLKYVVTELHDFDKTVAEALRFADQDGETLVLITADHETGGLTLLDASATEGRIQGEFSTNDHTNIMVPVYAYGPHSGDFTGTYPNNEIFKKIMKLFTGK is encoded by the coding sequence ATGAAAAAACTATTTTGCGCTGCTGCTTTTTCCTTCTTTTCAATGGCGGTTCTTGCACAGACACCATTATCATTTAATTCAGGTCATAGCCACAATGATTACAAACAAAATATCCCATTATTGCGTGCTTATTACGCAGGGATGGGTTCTATTGAAGCCGATGTTTTCCTGAAGGATGGTCAGCTATTCGTAGCTCATGAATTAAAAGAGATCAAGCCGGAAGCGACACTTTTGAAACAATACCTGCAGCCTTTATACCGGCTGTATAAAGAAAACGGAAATCATCCTTACGCAAATCATCAGTTAAAATTACAACTGGTGATTGATATCAAAGAAGATTACCAGCATGTTTTACCGCAATTGCTGAAAGAATTAAAACCTTTTCAGGATATGGTAAACAGGCCGGTTAATCCCGATGCGGTAAGTATTGTAATCAGCGGGGATATGCCGGCTCCTGAAAACTTTAAAGACTATCCTGCTTTAATTTCTTTTGACGGCCGCCCGGCTAAAGTTTATACAAAAGAGCAATTGGTGCGCGTAGCAATGATCAGTGATGATTTAAAGAATTACACGGTTTGGAATGGTAAAGGAACACCCACGAAAATTGATCAGGATAAGCTTTTAAAAGTAATTCATGCGGCACATCAGCAAAATAAACCTTTTCGCTTCTGGGACACGCAGGATAGTCCGAATACCTGGCTGGAACTGGAAAAATTCGGAGTAGACTGGATTAACACAGATGCACCTGAAAAGCTGCGTGATTTTTATTTAAGGAAAGATAAACTGACTTATACGAATCCTGTTCCTTATCCTGTTTATCAGCCAACTTATCAAGCTGATGGCTCGGATAAAAAGGTAAAAAACGTGATTTTACTGATTGGTGATGGAATGGGTTTAGCGCAAATTCATGCGGGCTGGATTGCAAATCATGGCAACCTGAATATCACAATGATCCGCAACAGTGGTTTCTCTCAGACTGCAGCTTCTAATTCTGGAAATACAGATTCTGCGGCTGGCGGATCGGCTATTGCTATGGGTGAAAAAACAAATAACCGGTATATCGGCATGGGCCCTGATGACAAGAAACGCACAAACCTGGCAGATACTTTAGCTGGTTATGGTTTAAAAAGCGGGATTATCAGTGCAGGCGATATCACTGACGCTACTCCTGCTGTATTTTATGCGCATCAGTTAGACCGTTCGTACAATGACGCGATAGCAAAGGACTTCCTGGAAAGTCATGTAGATATTTTAGTGGGTTCTAATCAAAAGAGCTTCCTTCAAAATCCGGATGCTGATTTAATAAAGAAGCTGGAAGCTAAAGGTTATACTTTGAGTAAATCGATAGCAGATTTCAAACAGAAAAGTAATGGTAAGCAATTGGTTTTATTACCAGATTCTGCCACCCGTCCGGTAAAGGATGGCAGAGGAGATATGCTTGCGCAGTCTTTAAAACAAACTATCAAATTATTATCAGCTAATAAAAAGGGTTTCTTTATTATGACTGAGGGTGCTCAGATTGATTATGGAGGCCATGTTAATGATTTAAAATATGTAGTGACTGAACTGCACGATTTTGACAAAACAGTAGCTGAGGCGCTGCGTTTTGCCGATCAGGATGGAGAAACCCTGGTTTTAATCACCGCGGACCATGAAACGGGAGGATTAACTTTACTGGATGCTTCGGCAACGGAAGGCAGGATTCAGGGAGAGTTCAGTACGAATGACCATACGAATATTATGGTTCCTGTTTATGCTTATGGCCCTCATTCAGGAGATTTTACAGGGACATATCCAAACAATGAGATTTTTAAAAAGATCATGAAATTGTTTACAGGTAAGTAA
- a CDS encoding RagB/SusD family nutrient uptake outer membrane protein has product MKKNLLHILIAGLAMVTISSCKKQLDITPEGAPSKGNFWKTSTDAVKGANAMYDLYDDENFYGRGFFWFINASDDMITGRVKAQGDNVRDFNSAYIGGDYTEGQWKMRYATIKRANDVIRYVPSIDMDAALKKRLIGEAYFTSGYMYFQLASNYGNAKAGVPLVTRANMDDPNPTPRAANVNLNYDYLISELQQAANYLPYFDQLGAADYGRPHKVAAWAVLSKAFLYKKDYPNAEKYADSVINFGKRDLMPNFADVFKASNNWGSEYIWSAVSTPAGAGGWGSILPGVMLENKGWGKYNGWGYYVPTKELYDSYQPGDIRREATILKPGDHFMFFGADNVYASVNSLSGFQFRKYMDPFSFADPVGKHISPNGDHPTTDLNLPLLRFAEVLLIKAEAAIMQRGAGAGDTELNRIRVRAKLAAASGMTLADLKRERRNELAGEWADRHRDMVRWGDAAAAYAQPAHGFSGATVWPARKFNPQVHDVWAVPQKEIDNSGGVIKQNAGW; this is encoded by the coding sequence ATGAAAAAGAATTTACTCCACATATTAATAGCTGGTTTAGCCATGGTTACGATCAGCTCTTGTAAAAAACAATTAGATATCACGCCTGAAGGTGCTCCTTCAAAAGGAAACTTCTGGAAAACCAGTACTGATGCGGTGAAAGGTGCCAATGCGATGTACGACCTTTACGATGATGAAAACTTTTACGGGCGTGGTTTCTTCTGGTTCATCAATGCTAGTGATGACATGATTACCGGACGCGTAAAAGCACAGGGCGATAACGTAAGAGACTTTAACTCTGCTTATATTGGTGGAGATTACACGGAAGGGCAATGGAAAATGAGATATGCAACTATTAAAAGAGCAAATGATGTGATTCGTTATGTGCCTTCAATTGATATGGATGCCGCTTTAAAAAAGAGATTAATTGGTGAAGCCTATTTTACAAGTGGTTATATGTATTTCCAGTTAGCTTCCAATTATGGGAATGCTAAAGCTGGCGTACCTCTTGTAACCAGGGCAAATATGGATGATCCGAATCCTACGCCAAGAGCAGCCAATGTAAATTTGAACTATGATTACCTGATCAGCGAATTACAACAGGCAGCAAATTATCTTCCTTACTTTGATCAGCTGGGTGCCGCAGACTACGGTCGTCCGCATAAAGTGGCTGCCTGGGCAGTATTATCCAAAGCTTTCTTGTATAAAAAAGATTATCCCAACGCAGAAAAATATGCCGACTCTGTCATCAACTTTGGTAAACGTGACCTGATGCCAAATTTTGCAGATGTATTTAAAGCATCAAATAACTGGGGATCTGAATATATCTGGTCGGCTGTCTCTACTCCTGCTGGCGCTGGTGGTTGGGGCAGTATCCTTCCGGGCGTAATGCTTGAAAACAAAGGCTGGGGAAAATACAATGGATGGGGCTATTATGTTCCAACCAAAGAATTATATGATTCTTACCAGCCAGGTGATATCCGCCGTGAGGCAACGATCTTAAAACCAGGAGATCATTTTATGTTCTTTGGGGCAGACAACGTTTATGCTTCTGTGAATAGTTTATCCGGCTTCCAGTTCAGAAAGTATATGGATCCGTTCAGTTTTGCAGATCCGGTAGGCAAACATATCAGTCCAAACGGTGACCACCCGACAACAGATTTAAACCTCCCATTATTGCGTTTTGCAGAGGTATTATTGATCAAAGCAGAAGCGGCAATTATGCAGCGTGGTGCTGGTGCCGGTGATACAGAGTTAAATAGAATCAGGGTAAGGGCAAAACTTGCAGCTGCAAGCGGAATGACACTGGCAGATCTGAAAAGAGAACGCCGCAATGAACTTGCCGGTGAATGGGCAGACAGACACCGTGATATGGTACGCTGGGGTGATGCTGCGGCGGCTTATGCACAACCGGCACATGGATTCAGCGGAGCAACGGTATGGCCTGCCAGAAAATTTAACCCTCAGGTACATGATGTATGGGCTGTTCCACAAAAAGAAATTGACAACAGTGGTGGTGTAATCAAACAAAATGCCGGCTGGTAA